The following is a genomic window from Clostridium sp..
AGGGAGGCCCGAAATCATGTGAGTATGGATGTATAGGTTTCGGCACCTGTGTCAAGAATTGTCCTTTCGGCGCAATGATGATGGGATCAAATGGTTTACCATTAATAGATACGGATGTATGTGTTGGCTGTGGAAAATGTGAGAGTGTATGTCCTAAGAGTGTAATTTCACTTATACCTTTGGGAGCAAAAGTTGAAGTTGAGTGTAACTCCAAGGATAAAGGTGCCAAAGTACGTAAAAATTGTAAGGTTGGCTGTCTGGGATGTGGTATGTGTGCAAGAAATTGTGATCACAATGCAATCAAGGTTGTAGATAATCTGGCTGTAGTTGATACGCATATTTGCATAAATGAGTGTTCGGAGGAGAAATGTCTTACCAAATGTCCAACTGGTGCAATCAAGTATATACTTAAGGATTTAAATGAACATGAAAAGAGCAAACAGGAAGCAGCAGCTAATTAAATATAGTTGAATCAAATTTATAATTAAAGGTTACTTCCAGTAAGAAGTAACCTTTAATTTATTGAATCAAATCCTTGAACATGGGTATATTTTTCAGGCGTGCAATTAGAAATTTAGTACATAGACCTATAAAATAGCCAGTTATAATAGCTGAAATCAAGAGTACCGGAAGATATACATATATTCTAAAATCATTTATTATAAGTGAAGCTGCAAATAACTGGCCTATATTATGGAATATTGCTCCACATATACTTATTGTCCACAGGCTCATTGAATTTTTGAAGAACTTATATAGCAGTATCATTACCAAGTTGCTCAGTATTCCGCCGCATATGCTGAAAATAAAGGCTGACATGCTTCCTCCAAACATGGAGCCAAGAAGTGTTCTAAGCAGCATGATAGTTAAAGCCTCTTTCCAGCCAAGAAGGATCAGTGCTGAAAGTGAAATCATGTTTGCGAGTCCAAGTTTTATTCCAGGGAATATGACTGGAATTTGAGCTTCTAACACATATATAACGAGGGCAATGCCTAGCAAAAAACTTAGAAAAACCATTTTTTTTGTGCTGTTATTCATCATAATATCCAATCCAATCATTGTGTAATATTGTCGTAATCTGAATCTTTACCCGTTATTTCTATTATAAGTTTATGTGGAAGACAGACTATGCTTTGTCCGGGTTCTGATATCCATCCGGTTTTCACGCATATTTTATCAGGACAATCTGCATCCTCAATTGAAATTTTGCCTTTCTGCATTTTAACTTTATTGAAATGAGTACCTTTGTATTTTACGATAAATTCTTCCGTATTATTTACCTTGTTCAAGTCAACATTTTTTATTGTTTTTCCATCTTGTTTTATTATGGCTATTTTTTTTGAACCTGACAAATTATTTCTATATGTAAAAACTCCAACTATGCTTATTACAACTAATAAAATTATTGTTATCGATGCAATTTTATCTCCTTTTTTCATGCAAATCTCCCATTTTTATATATAATAATATATTGTACTATTAAATTTTACTACATTATCAATACAGTTACTATAGTCATAATGGCAAAAATGTGCAATAATTATAAATATATTCGTAATAGGGGGCAAAAATTATGGTTAAATTAAAGTTTATGTATGCACTTAACAGAAAAATTAAGAAGCAATCCGAACAGGTGTTTGAAGGTATATCCAAAGGCAGAAAAAAGGCTTTGGACAACTGGTTCAGGGATAAATGGATGCAGCTGGAAACTACGAGTAATGTATTGAAAAGCTTTGATGAAAACGAAGATGAATTTAGTGAGGAATTGAATGGAAGGCTTGAACAGTATGATGATTTTTGCGAACTTTTTATACTGGATGGTAATGCCAAAGTACTGAAATCTACCTGTAAAAAGCACTTGGGACTTGATATGAATGATCTTCCGAATTATGAGACTGGTATGAAAAATGAAAGACTGATGTATGGACCCTATGAAGATCCTAATACTATGGATATTGATCTATCCGGTAAGAAATTTGCAGATGAAGTCACATTGATGTTTTCCATTCCATATATCAATTATTCCGGAGATAGAAGAATACTTTTGGGAAGGGTGCTAAATGATGACATGAGCAACGTAATTCAGGATGAAGATACCCATGTTTACAAGGATTCAGGAGACAATTATCTTTTTATGGTAGATACTGACAGGGATATACTTCCGGGTACAGCAATTTCCAGAAGCAGATTTGAGGACAGTACTTTTACAAAGGGGGACAATCTCAAAGACGGGGTAAGAACTTCTAAATGGGGAGTTGTAAAGATTAAAAAACATACCGAATTTGAAATAAGATTTACGGATCCTGAAACTGGAGATCTACATCAGGGTGTAAAGAATACCATAAAGAATGGAAGCAATCTTGACTGCTGGCCTGGATATCCAGATTACAGACATATAATGGTTGGAGGAAAGGGAACACTTATAAAACCGCCTTACAGTGGAGAAATATGGGGGATGATGTGTGAAGGCGATATAGCTGAAATATATAATTTCAACAGCATAAGTCTCAAGGTACCATTTATAATATCAATCATTACAGCATTTGTTACAATAATGAATTCCATTATATATTTCCTGAATCCGGATGTCAGATTTATAGGTTTGTTTGCAGCCTGGCTTTTAATAACAGTAATAAGCTATATTATATGTAAAAAGATTATCGTAAAACCTCTGAACAAAACTGTAAACATGCTGCATGTTTTAGCTGAAGGAGAAGGAGATCTTACAATGAGAGTGGACAAGTTATCCTATGATGAAATAGGTGAATTGTCAAGGTGGTTTAATAAATTTATCAACAATCAGATGACAATGATAAAGAGAGTAGGTACTTCTTCAAAAACTTCCAAATCATCGATTGAAGTGGTTTCAGGACTGACCAATAATATAAAGAAAAGTATGAAAACGATAGCTAAAACAGTAAAGGTACTGGTAGATGTTTCAAAGAATCAAAATGATGTATTCCAGGGCACAAAGGAACATTTCAATAATCTGTCCGGCTCCATACAGGAAATGGGCGGACTCATAAATGAAGTTACAAATAAGGTTGTAGATACAAGTGAACATGCACTTGGTGCAAATGAATCATCCAATAAAGTGCTCAATTCCATAAATGAACTTGAAAAGAGCATGAAAATAACATTGGATAGAATAACAATACTTCAGCAGCACTCGGATTCCATAACAAAAGCGGTTACAGCCATAAGCAATATAAGTAAGCAAACCCAGCTCCTGGCGTTAAATGCAACCATAGAAGCTGCAAGGGCTGGAGAATATGGCAAGGGTTTTGGAGTAGTCGCAGGGGAAATATCAAAATTATCGGTGGAGACAGAAGAAGCAACTAAATCAATAGGAAATATTGTTTCAAATATTCAAGGTGAGATTACAAATACTTTTGAGGAAATAAATGAAATAGATACTGAAGTCCATGAATCGACGAGTAATGTAAAATCTAATATCGACACTTTCAAATATATTGTAAATAATATAAAAGATATAAATGAGAATATGGAAACCATACTCGAGATAACAAATAAAGAAAGCCAGGATGTGGACAGCATGGTTGTGAGTATAAATGAAGCAGCTGACGAGATAAACAGCAAAACAGCCAGAGGAGCAAACAGCAGCGCAGAATGTCTTGCATTGCTTGAAAGGATATTGGATAAAACAGTAATATTGCAACAGACAACGGATAATCTGGAATATTCATCCAACAATCTTCAGGAAATGGTTGGTGCATTCAAGACCTCATAGTCAATATTTCTATCTGTTCAATAGAAATTTGGAATTTTTGTGTATAATTTAACTGAAATATGGAGAATATACAATAAGAATATGACTTTGTTTTTATTGAACAAATAAAATTATAGAGGTACTGATTATGTTGTTTAGATTGAATAAGACGCAGAGGATAACTGGTAATGTATTTGTTGTTAAAACATTTATTTCCAACTTTTTTATATATTCGGACAACAATACGGCAGTATGTTTTGACGCGGGATTTATGCCCTTACTTATAAACAGAGAATTGAAAAAGATAAATATAGATCCGGATGTCATATCTGGTATATTTCTGACGGATACGGATTTCAGCCGTACAGGAGGAATCAGAGTATTCAAAAATGCCGATGTGTACTTGTCCTGTGATATTTCATCCAAAAGATCACAAAAACTTGTATCCTATTTGAACAATAAAATAAAAACAGACTGTAAAAGACTTAAAGATGGAGATGTAGTAAATATAGGGAAAATAAGGATCAGACCATTTGTAATTCCAGAGCATCCGTCAGGATCAATGTCATATATGGTAAATGACAGTATATTGTTTATATAGTATAAAAAGAGAGCTGGACTTCAAAAGTCCGGCTCATAACATTTTATCAAGTAGTTTCAGATCTGTTATGGGTTTCTTGCAGGAAAAGTTTTCACATATATACACAGTAGTACTACCATTTATCAAGTTATAATTTTTCATGAGTGGAAAGCTGTGTTCCAAATTTCTATCATAATCTGAGAATATAAAGGATACTGTAAACGGATCTAATTTGCAGTCCAGTACGTTCTTTAAAAAATTTTTTCCATTATTATTTTTTCCGAGAACTGCAATAATTTGTCTTGTTGAAACTTGTGAAAATTGAAAAGCTATAAGAGAGAAACAGTATGATACAGGATATGTGCTTATCTCACTTGAGAAACACTTGAATATTTGCAGGCCTTTTTGTCTAAGTTCAAGGTTTCCAGTTAAATAGGACAATCTTATTAAATTCAATGCAGATACTGAGTTCGCAGATGGAATTGCACCGTCATATATTTCCTTTGGCCTTGTAATAAGGTGTTCACTGTCACTCCCATACAGAAAAAATCCTCCCTTATCGTGATCCCAGAAAAATTTAAAAAAGTCATTATTGAAATCAAGGGCTTTTTTTATATACTTCAAATTGTAAGTCGACTCATACAGTTCTATGAGACCCCATATTAGAAAGGAATAGTCATCCGCATATCCGGGAAATGAGGAATCGCCATCGCGATATCTGGATAACAGTCGACCATCTTTTCTTGTCAATTTATTCAGTATGAAGTCAACAGCTTTTTCTGCACACGATATATATTTTTTGTCCCTGAATATTCTTCCGGCTATGGACATGGCAGCGATCATCAACCCATTCCAGGATGTCAGAATTTTATCATCTTTGTTTGGATGAATTCTAGTTTCCCTATAATCGAACAGTTTTTCCCTGCAGTTTTCTATGAATCCCATATCGGAAGATTTAATTGAAGTACCGATTAAATTTGGTATATTTCTTCCATCAAAATTGCCCTTTTCATTTATATTGTAATAGTCACAAAATTTTCTCCCTGATTCTTCTCCAAGAACAGCTTTTATCTCATCAATAGTCCATATATAAAAGCTTCCTTCTTTTCCACCAGAATCCGCATCTTCTGATGAGTAGAAACCTCCATTTTTTGACGTCATATCCCGCATGATATAGGTTAATATATTCTTGGCTGTTGAAGAATAACTAGGGTCTCCGGTAGATTTATAAGCTTCGGAGTAGATTATTGCAAGCAGCGCATTGTCATAAAGCATTTTTTCAAAGTGGGGTACAAGCCATTTCCTATCTACAGAATATCTGCTGAAGCCGTAGCCTATGTGATCGTATATTCCACCACATTGCATGAAGTCAAGAGTTTCCCTGAGCATCTTCATTGCAGAAGCATCTTCTGTCTTGTACCAGTACCTTAAAAGAAACATGAGATTGTGGGGTGAAGGAAATTTGGGGGATATTCCAAAGCCTCCGTAATGGGCATCAAAATTTTCTTTCAGGCCCAAAAAGCATTTTTCAAGAATATCAGATGGAATATCCTCAGTTGATTTCTGTTTTGTTCTGTTTGCTATTTCCAATATGTTATTGCTTTCCTCTATAAGTCTGGATTTATCATTTTTCCACATGTTCAATATATATGACAATATATTTTCAAGGTCATCCTTGGGAAAATACGTACCTGCAAAAAATGGTTTTTGATCCGGGGTCATAATTATTGTAAGGGGCCAGCCGCCGCTTCCCGTAAGGTGCTGACATATATTCATGTAAATGCTGTCTATATCCGGTCTCTCCTCACGATCTACTTTTATGGAAACAAAATATTTATTTAGTATATCAGCAATATTCTTATTTTCAAAATCTTCCTTTTCCATTACATGACACCAGTGACATGATGACTTAATGACCCACTAAGAATACCCAATAGATAAAAAAATTGGTTTATTCTCCGATTTTGCCTTTATAAAGGCTTCCTTACACCATGGAAACCAGTTTACAGGATTGTAGGCATGCTGGAGTAAATATGGTGATTTTTCATTTATCAATCTATTGGGCGTGCTAGTCAGGTTCATAAGATCACCTCCTTCAAATATTTTAAATATAGTATAACCTGGATAACATAAAATATAATAAAATTAAATATTGCAGGACTTATACACTATCTGGCCATTGTGTATTGTAAATTTAATTCTTCCTGTCAATGTCTGACCAATAAAGGGTGAATTGCAGGATTTCGAAAGAAAATTTCTGACTGTATATTTTTCATCGGGATTAAATATAACAATATCTGCACTGTGGCCTACTTTTATATAACCTCTGTCAAGTCCATATAATTTTGCTGGATTGACTGTAAGTTTTGAAATCATGTCCATATAAGTTAAAGAGCCGGATTTTACCAGATAAGTTATACACAAGGGAAGAGAAGTTTCCAGGCCTATTATTCCACTTGGGGCTTTGGAAAATTCTCTTCCTTTTTCTTCAGCTGAATGAGGTGCATGGTCGGTCGCTATTATTTCGATTGTATTGTCTTTTAACGCTTCTATTATGGATAGTCTGTCTTTTTCCATCCTAAGGGGAGGGTTTATTTTGGCATTTGTTCCTTTTTCAAGAATCATATTTTCTGTCATGCTGAAATGGTGAGGTGTGGCTTCTGCCGTTATATCCGCCCCCATTTTTTTTGCCCATTTTATGAGATCTACAGACAGGGATGAGCTTATATGCTGTATATTTATCTTTGCACCTGTCGATATAGCAAGACAAGCATCTCTTGCAATGAGTATGTCTTCTGCCTCATGAGGAGAACCTTCAAGACCAAGATTTTCTGATATCTTCCCTGAATTTATTCCATTTTGTTTTATGAGACAAGGGTCCTCCTCGTGGAAACTTAAAGGAACATCCAGTTTTTTTGCCATTTTCATAGCGTCCAGTGCCAATTTTGAGTTCGTTATGGGTCTGCCGTCATCGGAAAAACCTACAGCACCGGCACTTTTTAGGATAGTCATGTCTACAAGTTCCTTACCATCCATATTTTTTGTGATTGAAGCCACCTGGAGTATTTCAATCTTTGCCGATACTACTTTGTCAAGTATATATTTTAGAGTATCTAAATTGTCAACGACAGGTTCCGTATTTGCCATGCATACAACAGTAGTGTAGCCACCTGCAGCTGCAGCTTCGGCACCGGTAAACATATCCTCTTTATATGTAAAACCAGGATCGCGGAAATGACTATGTATGTCGATGAACCCTGGTGACACAATGCAATTTGAAGCATCAATTAGTTCCATGCAAGGCAAAGCGGCTATATTTTTATCAATTTTTATTATATTTTTTTCATCTATAAGTATATCAAGTTCTTCTTGTGTATTGCTTAAAGGGTCAACAAAACATCCATTCTTTATAAGCAGCATGAATATATCGCCTCCAAATATTAAGTTTATTTATAAGTATAGCATATTCCAGTGAATTTTGATAAAATATAAAAAAGGGTGATTAATTTTGATCGAATACTAGCTATATAATTTTTAGGAGGATTTTTTCATGGATGATAATGATGACAAAATTGTGAGTTTTAATGAATTAAAAAACAAGGCAAGGGAAAAGGATGTAGAAAAAATAGAAGACTACGTATACGGACTTTGCTATGATATGGCTCAGGGGAAAATCACCATGGCTGATTTTTCAAAAAGTCTTCAAAAATATATGGATGAAAACAATATATCCCAGGAAAAGATGTTTAACATACAAAAAGAACTTATGAAGAGATATGGCATTGATATGGAAGATATGGAAAATCAGATGAAAAGTATGGGATTCAATATACCGGCGATGAATAGAAGTACTGATTATGAAACGGTAAGAAAGGCCCTGAGTTTTCAAGAAAAGTATAAGGATAAGATTGGAAGCGCATTGATTACAACTTATAGTATAGGCAATGTAGAAATATATATAAATGAAGAAAAAATACTGCTTAAAAGTTCAGGAAAAATAGATTTGAAGGATGTTGAGTTGAATGAATTTTTATGCTCCTACAAGAATGTAATAAAGGATAAAAAGTTGAATATATCAATTTGTGAAAATACAAAAGTATTTGAGTATTAGACTGACTATAATGCCGCGTAATAAGTAGTACGTGGTATTCTTTATAAAATAGATATTTTTATTTATGAAGGGAATAATGATATGAATAGAACTATTCTAATGGTAGATGATGAAGATAGAATGAGAGTACTTATGGAGGCCTATTTGAAAAAAGAAGGCTTTGGAGTTATACTGGCAGAAAATGGGCAGAAGGCTCTGGACAAATTTAAAAAGAACAGCATAGATCTTGTGGTATTGGATATAATGATGCCGGTTATGGACGGATGGACGGTATGCCGCAGACTTAGGGAGATTTCAAATGTACCAATAATAATGTTGACTGCAAAAGCGGAGGATGAGGATCAACTTCTGGGATTTCAACTCGGAACGGACAGTTATGTAACCAAGCCTGTGAGTCCCAATGTATTGGTGGCAAAAGTAAAGGCGCTTTTGAAGAGAGCTTATTCATCACTGGATGAAAACATAAATTCCGAAAATTTTGATGGACTTAATGTAAATGAAGATGCTCATGAGGTTAAGATAGATGGAAACGATATATACCTTTCACCAAAGGAATTTGAACTTTTATGTTATATTATGAAGAATAAAAATATAGTTTTAACTAGAGAAAAAATACTTGACTCCGTATGGGGAATGGATTATTATGGGGATTTAAGAACTGTCGATACTCACGTAAAACGGCTTAGAGAAAAGCTTGGAGACAGGGCTTATTTGATAAGTACTGTAAGAGGAGTAGGATATAAGTTTGGAGTAAAAAAATGAAACTAGAGGATGTATTTTCTCAGAATAAATTTATTGTAAAAATAAGAAAAAATATAACACTTAAATTGTTTGTAATAACCACATTGGTTTTTACCATATTTATAACTAGTACACTCGTTTTTGAGTCGCTATTTTTTGGAAAATTTTATATATCACAGAAGAAGAGAAATTTACAAAACAGACTGGAAAAATTTGAAGACAGCTATAATAAAACAAAAGATAAGGAAGCTGCGGTTAATTTAATAAGAAGTTTTGAAGAGGATAACAATTCCAAGATTGTAATAGTAGATAAAAATGGAAAAATAAAATTTCTTACGAGTCCTGATACTAGAGGTTATGATGAAATAAGAGTTAAAATTATAAATGACATCATAGTTGAATGGAATATGAATTCAAATTTACTGGATGAAATGAAATCAAAAGATAAGCCTATTACAGTTGTTACGGAAATGAGGATCAATGGTGTTAAAAATATACTGAGTGCAGTTCCCGATAATAAAAAAGGTGAAATAATATTTGCAATAATTTCACTTCAGCCTGTAAATGAGGCTTCCCTGGTTATAAAGCAGTTTTATGTATATTTTTATATAGGAGCTATTGTACTTATTGTCATTTTATCTTTGATATATACCAATATGGTTTCCAATCCGCTTGTAAAAATGAACAACGTTGCAAAAAAAATGGCTTTGATGAATTTTTCAGAAAAGTGCAATATTGAAAGTGAAGATGAAATCGGGAATCTGGCAAGTACTCTTAACTTTTTGTCGAATAACTTGGACAATGCACTCACATCTTTAAAAGAAGCAAATAAAAAATTGGAAGATGATATAGAGAAGGAGAGAAAACTTGAAAAAACAAGAAAGAATTTTATAGATTCAGTATCACATGAATTGAAAACACCTATAAATCTTATAGGTGGATATGCGGAGGGGCTTAAGGACAGGGTGTTCGAATCTGAAAAAAGGGACTATTATATTGATATAATAATAGATGAAAGCAGGAAAATGGCTGGTCTTGTAAATGATATGTTAAACCTGTCGCATATGGAGTCTGGAACCTTCAAGTTGACAAAGGAAAAATTTTTTATAGACAAATTAGTAAATTCAGTCATACACAGGTTTTCAGTGATTATAGAAAGCAAAGGCATTCATCTTGAAAACAGAATGTTAAAAAATATTGAAATATATGCTGATTGGGATGCTATTGAACAGGTGACTACTAATTTTTTAACAAATGCAATCAGATATACTGATGAGGGAGGTAAAATAGTATTTTCGACTAAAAAAACAAATGGAGATGTTATTGTTTCTGTGGAAAATTCAGGCAGGCATATACCTGAACCTCAAATTGATAAGGTATGGGACAATTTTTATAGAATAGATAAGTCCAGAAATAGAAAGTTGGGAGGCACTGGCCTCGGACTTTCAATAGTAAAAAATATACTCACACTCCATAGATATAAATATGGAGTAAAAAATACGGATATGGGAGTAAAATTTTATTTTATATGCAATACAATAGAAAAATAAAAATATAAATTTTATATTAACATATCGTAAAATTTTATTTAATTATATGAAAACATAAAATTTTCAAGCAATGTCCTAATCTATACTATATGGTGAAGTAGAGCTATTGTTAATAAAATAACAATAGCTCTACTACTTTTTATATTTTTTTCATAAATTTACTTTTTATGTATTGTGCATTTGATAAGTCATGTATTTTTATGTTAACATTAAGTTAGTTAAATTATTAAATATATAAAATAATTTGATAATTTGTTTAACAAATTTAGTCGAAGGGAGAAATTTCTATGATAGAATTCAAGAATGTTAGCAAGTCTTTTAAAAGCAAAACAGTATTGAATAATATAAATCTGGAAATTCATAAGGGTGAACTGGCAGTACTTATCGGTCCCAGCGGATGCGGGAAAACAACTACATTGAAGATGATAAACAAACTTATAAAACCAACTTCTGGAGATATTTTTGTCAATGGCAGGAATATAAGAAAAGAGGATACCATAGAACTCAGGAGAAATATTGGATATGTAATTCAGCAGACCGGACTTTTTCCCCATATGACTATATCAGAAAATATATCATTGATACCGAGACTGCAAAAATGGCCTGAAGATAGAATAGAGCGTAGAACAATTGAGCTAATGGATATGGTTGGAATGAATCCTGAAGAATATTTAGATAGGTACCCTGAAGAATTAAGTGGTGGACAGCAGCAAAGGGTGGGAGTGGCAAGAGCTTTTGCTATGGATTCGGATATAGTTCTTATGGACGAACCATTCAGTGCTCTTGATCCCATAACTAAAAACCAGCTTCAGGATGAATTGTTTGATCTGCAGCAGGAATTGAAAAAGACAATAGTATTTGTAACTCATGATATGGATGAAGCAATAAAACTTGGAGATAGAATATGCATAATGAAGGATGGCAATATACTTCAATTTGATATTCCGGAAGAAATATTGAAAAATCCAGCACATGGTTTTGTAGAAGAATTCATAGGAAAGAATAGAATTTGGAATAAGCCTGAATTTATAAAGGCAAGAGATATAATGATAACTAATCCTGTAGTAACCAATTCAGAAAGAACAATAGTTCAGGCGGTAGAAATAATGAGGGCAAATAAAGTGGATGCACTTATGATCGTAGATAAGACTTCGAAACTAATTGGCATAACAACCATTAAAGATATAAGAAGAGGTATGGATAAGACCTTGAAATTGAAAGATATAATGGAAAAGAATATATTTTCGGTGGATGAAGAAGACAGCATAGTTGATGTACTTAAGGAGATAAATGATGAGAAAGTAGGATATATACCTGTTCTGGATAATAAAGGTAAATTGGCAGGACTTATTACTAGAAGCAGTCTAATAACAGTTTTAAGTACTCAATTTTTGGATGCAGAGGAGGTTATCCAATGAATTCGATAGTGGAATTTTTCAATTTTGTGGCAAACAGGTCGGAAGAAATATTAAAGCTTTTTTTCCAGCATATAGAGCTTACATTACTGGCGGTTGTTATAGCTGTGTTGATAGGTGTACCTCTGGGGATACTCATAGAAAAAAACAAAAAAATATCCTCTATTATAATAGGAATAGCAAATATAATACAGGCAATTCCCAGTCTGGCACTTTTAGGATTCTTGATTCCAGTTATAGGTATAGGAAGTAAGCCTGCGGTTGTAATGGTGATTCTATATTCACTTCTGCCGATTATAAAAAATACATATACCGGACTGGTAGGTATAAATCCAAACATTATAGAAGCGGCTGAAGGAATGGGTATGACGGAGCCGCAGATATTAAAAATCGTGAAACTGCCTCTTGCACTTCCTGTAATAATGGCAGGTATAAGGATATCAGCTGTTACAGCG
Proteins encoded in this region:
- a CDS encoding MBL fold metallo-hydrolase, producing MLFRLNKTQRITGNVFVVKTFISNFFIYSDNNTAVCFDAGFMPLLINRELKKINIDPDVISGIFLTDTDFSRTGGIRVFKNADVYLSCDISSKRSQKLVSYLNNKIKTDCKRLKDGDVVNIGKIRIRPFVIPEHPSGSMSYMVNDSILFI
- the rnfB gene encoding RnfABCDGE type electron transport complex subunit B; this translates as MLSIAIMVLVVMTATGIIFGVVLGYANKRFAIESNPLIDLVEEELPKGQCGGCGYAGCRAYAEAVVLDKDVPPNLCIPGKAAVAEAVAKLTGKAAAEVEPKVAHVMCNGNFQNATRKYNYAGVKDCAAANLLQGGPKSCEYGCIGFGTCVKNCPFGAMMMGSNGLPLIDTDVCVGCGKCESVCPKSVISLIPLGAKVEVECNSKDKGAKVRKNCKVGCLGCGMCARNCDHNAIKVVDNLAVVDTHICINECSEEKCLTKCPTGAIKYILKDLNEHEKSKQEAAAN
- a CDS encoding dihydroorotase, coding for MLLIKNGCFVDPLSNTQEELDILIDEKNIIKIDKNIAALPCMELIDASNCIVSPGFIDIHSHFRDPGFTYKEDMFTGAEAAAAGGYTTVVCMANTEPVVDNLDTLKYILDKVVSAKIEILQVASITKNMDGKELVDMTILKSAGAVGFSDDGRPITNSKLALDAMKMAKKLDVPLSFHEEDPCLIKQNGINSGKISENLGLEGSPHEAEDILIARDACLAISTGAKINIQHISSSLSVDLIKWAKKMGADITAEATPHHFSMTENMILEKGTNAKINPPLRMEKDRLSIIEALKDNTIEIIATDHAPHSAEEKGREFSKAPSGIIGLETSLPLCITYLVKSGSLTYMDMISKLTVNPAKLYGLDRGYIKVGHSADIVIFNPDEKYTVRNFLSKSCNSPFIGQTLTGRIKFTIHNGQIVYKSCNI
- a CDS encoding ATP-binding protein, with the translated sequence MKLEDVFSQNKFIVKIRKNITLKLFVITTLVFTIFITSTLVFESLFFGKFYISQKKRNLQNRLEKFEDSYNKTKDKEAAVNLIRSFEEDNNSKIVIVDKNGKIKFLTSPDTRGYDEIRVKIINDIIVEWNMNSNLLDEMKSKDKPITVVTEMRINGVKNILSAVPDNKKGEIIFAIISLQPVNEASLVIKQFYVYFYIGAIVLIVILSLIYTNMVSNPLVKMNNVAKKMALMNFSEKCNIESEDEIGNLASTLNFLSNNLDNALTSLKEANKKLEDDIEKERKLEKTRKNFIDSVSHELKTPINLIGGYAEGLKDRVFESEKRDYYIDIIIDESRKMAGLVNDMLNLSHMESGTFKLTKEKFFIDKLVNSVIHRFSVIIESKGIHLENRMLKNIEIYADWDAIEQVTTNFLTNAIRYTDEGGKIVFSTKKTNGDVIVSVENSGRHIPEPQIDKVWDNFYRIDKSRNRKLGGTGLGLSIVKNILTLHRYKYGVKNTDMGVKFYFICNTIEK
- a CDS encoding Gx transporter family protein — its product is MNNSTKKMVFLSFLLGIALVIYVLEAQIPVIFPGIKLGLANMISLSALILLGWKEALTIMLLRTLLGSMFGGSMSAFIFSICGGILSNLVMILLYKFFKNSMSLWTISICGAIFHNIGQLFAASLIINDFRIYVYLPVLLISAIITGYFIGLCTKFLIARLKNIPMFKDLIQ
- a CDS encoding DUF3867 domain-containing protein — encoded protein: MDDNDDKIVSFNELKNKAREKDVEKIEDYVYGLCYDMAQGKITMADFSKSLQKYMDENNISQEKMFNIQKELMKRYGIDMEDMENQMKSMGFNIPAMNRSTDYETVRKALSFQEKYKDKIGSALITTYSIGNVEIYINEEKILLKSSGKIDLKDVELNEFLCSYKNVIKDKKLNISICENTKVFEY
- a CDS encoding NusG domain II-containing protein, with the protein product MKKGDKIASITIILLVVISIVGVFTYRNNLSGSKKIAIIKQDGKTIKNVDLNKVNNTEEFIVKYKGTHFNKVKMQKGKISIEDADCPDKICVKTGWISEPGQSIVCLPHKLIIEITGKDSDYDNITQ
- a CDS encoding methyl-accepting chemotaxis protein, with product MVKLKFMYALNRKIKKQSEQVFEGISKGRKKALDNWFRDKWMQLETTSNVLKSFDENEDEFSEELNGRLEQYDDFCELFILDGNAKVLKSTCKKHLGLDMNDLPNYETGMKNERLMYGPYEDPNTMDIDLSGKKFADEVTLMFSIPYINYSGDRRILLGRVLNDDMSNVIQDEDTHVYKDSGDNYLFMVDTDRDILPGTAISRSRFEDSTFTKGDNLKDGVRTSKWGVVKIKKHTEFEIRFTDPETGDLHQGVKNTIKNGSNLDCWPGYPDYRHIMVGGKGTLIKPPYSGEIWGMMCEGDIAEIYNFNSISLKVPFIISIITAFVTIMNSIIYFLNPDVRFIGLFAAWLLITVISYIICKKIIVKPLNKTVNMLHVLAEGEGDLTMRVDKLSYDEIGELSRWFNKFINNQMTMIKRVGTSSKTSKSSIEVVSGLTNNIKKSMKTIAKTVKVLVDVSKNQNDVFQGTKEHFNNLSGSIQEMGGLINEVTNKVVDTSEHALGANESSNKVLNSINELEKSMKITLDRITILQQHSDSITKAVTAISNISKQTQLLALNATIEAARAGEYGKGFGVVAGEISKLSVETEEATKSIGNIVSNIQGEITNTFEEINEIDTEVHESTSNVKSNIDTFKYIVNNIKDINENMETILEITNKESQDVDSMVVSINEAADEINSKTARGANSSAECLALLERILDKTVILQQTTDNLEYSSNNLQEMVGAFKTS
- a CDS encoding response regulator transcription factor: MNRTILMVDDEDRMRVLMEAYLKKEGFGVILAENGQKALDKFKKNSIDLVVLDIMMPVMDGWTVCRRLREISNVPIIMLTAKAEDEDQLLGFQLGTDSYVTKPVSPNVLVAKVKALLKRAYSSLDENINSENFDGLNVNEDAHEVKIDGNDIYLSPKEFELLCYIMKNKNIVLTREKILDSVWGMDYYGDLRTVDTHVKRLREKLGDRAYLISTVRGVGYKFGVKK